The DNA sequence CGCTACTcatatttcttctttatcatacgagacagctcccaagaTAATTTAactgcagtaactaagcctgtgagagcggcagctgatgctaagggaactagggaggtatgacgccataaCTGCTAATTTGTTGATTGAATGCGATAAAGgagcttaggtaggtatgtaaatatgaaaCGAAACTGTAgtcaagacaagcagtatgttgATTTATCGCACGATGTAActaggcctttaccttgattTTCAAATTCggtattcgaacttaagctagttaatttggacatttcgaaatcaaacacattttttccaggctgaaatgggcaggagggtagggtggaagaggcagtgctgctcctaactacacaccccacccaagtccaaaagcggcaatacatttcccttgaccgggaagaacatGACCACGCCTCGAACTGAGGACCTCATTAGTTGCAGGCACTAGTAAGAACCAATAAGATCTCTACATGGATATGAGGGATACGCTGAGTGCGAGCAACCTACGCGCTGCCAATTACACCACATGGGAGAACTCATGTTCTTGCTTGAATTTCACTTGTGGTTTGGCAGGCTACAAACTTCCTCCTGATCATCAGCCTGTCTTAGGTTCTTCGACTCCTTTCCAACTCGTGAAAAAGGTCAACAAAACTACCAGTTGCCCCCCGCTTTCCCCCTGGTTCGTTCGATGTGATCTTCGACATAGCGAATCCTTCCCCGCGACTGCACTCTCCGCAGTCAACCTACGAATCTCAGGGTCGGTTTCAGATCCACCAAGATGGAACGTATCCAATTCCATTCCGTTATCCAATGACCCACCACTTACTCGATCCTACTCCAACagatcttcaccaacccaaaGCAACTCCTCCTGAAAAACCGGATCGAtgacttcctcctcgtcacttGACCCCGAACCCTCCTTAACCTCAACTTCGGCCACCGCCTTCTCCAAAAGCCCAACCTTCAACGCAATCCGATTCTTAACAACCCCCCACTTCGACATCCGTTTCCAAGGCTGATCAAACTCAGGTATAGACTCGACATTATCCGCCACGAaatcctcgtcttcctcttcctccgcctcgtcatcctcctcctcatgctcatcctcctccccatcctccgcacccttcttcttcccatcctccacaCTATCCCTCACCCAATCAGCCCAATAGCCCGCATGGTGCCCCTTCATCCTCtgaacatcaacctcctcccacgtAGCTCCGTTTCTGAGCAAATACCTCACAATCTCCCAATGACCTACAAAAACAGCAGCATACAATGGACTGaaaaaccacccacccctcaagTTCACATCCGCCCCTCTGCTCACCAGCATTTCCACCGTCTCTAGCTCCCCCGTCTGACAGGCCGCCTGCAAAGCAGTGTGGTATTTCCCCCCCGTGGCATCAATCTTAGCCCCACGGTTAAGCAGCATGGCAATAACCCACTTCGAAGCCCTAGACGCACAAGCAGCCTGCAGCGGCGTCCCGTATCTCCCCCCCCTGGCGTTGGGATCCGCACCTCTCCCCAGAAGTAGATCCACCGCCTCGACCTTGCCATGAAGAATAGCCGCGTGGAGAGCCGTGCCTAAGTGCCCTGCCTTGGTGCAGACGTCTGCCCCCTtcctgaggaggagacgcCAACTCTCCGGCTCCCCTTGCGACACGGACGCTATCAGCGGTGTGCCCCACCGTCCAGAAGCGCGACCCGGGTTCACCTCGGCCCCAGCCTTGACCAGCTTCCTGACAGCGTACCACGAATTCCGAAGCGCCGCGGCCTGGAGCGCGGTACCACGGACCGTCGAAACGGGTTCGTTCAGATCAACCCCCAGCTTCATCACCTTGTCAAAGATCTTTTGCCCCTTATCGATGCTCTCGACGGCAGCGAATAGCGCGTTTGGGTACAGTTCGTTACCCAGCTTTGCGTCGGCACCCTTCTCCATCAGGTAGTCAAATGTGCCCTCCTGATAGGTGACAGCCGCGGCGTTGAGAGCGGTGCCATAATGACCAGCTACTTTGTTGACTTCGGCTCCAGCCTCGACAAAGTACTGCTCATCTTCGCGCTCCATCCAGACACAGTGCTGCAGTCCATTGCCGAAGCGTCCATAGGCAAGGTTGACGTCAAAGTCGTGGTAGTTGATCATCTGATGGAGCAGCGTCGAGCAGGATCCCCAGGAATCATCCTTACCGGGATATCCAACTGCCGCGCCGCCAGCACACCCAAACATACCCCCAAGGAGATCATTCCGAGCGCCATGCCTATACAGGATCCTGATGATGACGTAGGCGCCCCGGCTGTATGCTGCTTGCAAAGCAGTGCCGTATTGCCCACCTTGTATGTTTGGATCGGCGCCCTTGTCAAGCAAGGTTTCCAACTTCTCGTCGTCGTAGTGATATGCGGCGACCTGAAGAGCAGTGCCCCATACTCCGCCCACAGCATTGACATCGGCACCTTGTTCAATAAGGTACAGAGCCACTTTATCATCAGACTGGAAGCCCACGGCGCAGGGAAGCGGGTAACCCCAACCGCCGGCTCTTTCATTGACATTTGCACCATGCTCAACCAGAAGTTTGATAAGCTCCACGTCCACTCCGTCATGGCGGAGCGCAGCCAGCAACGGACTGGTGTACCAGGAACCCTTGATGACTTCGGTGGTTGCCCCAGCCGCAAGGAGGCTTCGCACCACTTCAAGATGACCTTGGGAGCACGCGGCCATCAGGGCCGTGGTGAAAATGCCACCCTTTTCGTTGGCGTCGCTCCCTAGTTTGAGGAGTAGGTcaacggtggtggagtgACCACGAAGTGATGCTACCTGGAGTGCCGATTTGAAAGGAGGCTTTGGCGTGTCTTGTCCCAAATCCACCGAAAGATGAGCCCCAGCCCCGACGAGCCTCGTAATTAGGTCATCCTTCCCATGCCAAGCAGCAGACTGCAGGGCTGTGATGGGCCCCTTATCAAGCCCATCGTCAATACTCCCGGTGAGATCTGAATAATCGCTAGCAAGATTGACATCTGCTCCAGCCTCAAGCAGGAAGTTGAAGATGGCATCACTCTCCAGCTCGACCGCCGCCTGGAGAGCGGTGATGAGCAAGCCAGCTTTGAGATTCACATCAGCCCCGCGTTCCACCAGAATCTTGACCAGATTAAGTCTGTCACGCTTCACGGCGAAAAGGAGTGGAAACCCGTGGCTTCCACTTTCCTCGTCGGTCACGACGCTTGGATCCGCTCCCGCATCCAATAGAGCCGTGACGATATCTTCACAGATGGACTTGGCATTGAGAGCAGCAGAGAGGGGAGCACCGTATCGACCGTTGTTGGTTTCGCTTGGACTCGCCCCCAGTTGAAGCAACTGCTTGACCACGTGCATTTTACCATTCGAGGCAGCAGCTTCCAGCGGTGTGCACGAGATGGGCTTGTTAAGAACTGTACCGAGCAGAGCCAGATCCACCCCTTGTTCCGCGAGAAAGGCCACCGTATCTGAATGTCCGAAATATGCTGCAGTCACAAGAGCATTTCCCGCATCTGTTGTGGCCCCCTTTTCTAGACCGAGATCGTAGAGAGCCTCGATCACGGCGTTGTGGCCGTTGGCCGCAGCACGGACAACCGCCGTGGCTTCATTGTCGCCAGTGTTGATGTCGATACCCGCTTTGGCAAGCAATCTGACGCAGTCGACATGACCACCATACGCTGCCAGCTCGAGGGGGCTGCCGTACTCTGGATGGGTTACGCTGAGGTCCGCCCCAGCACTGATGAGTCGCTGCAAAACCCCCAGATGCCCCCTGAAGCTGGCTACGTGTATGGCACTGCCATATTTGCAGGTCGACCATTCATTAACATCTGCCCCAAGACCCAGCAACAGGTTGATAGTACTGATATTTCCTGCGCAGCACGCTTGGTACAGAGCACCGCAGTCCTCGACTGGGTAGCCTAACTCGACCAAGTTCTCGATGCACTCATCCATACCGTTGGAGGCAGCCATGGCGAGGGGTCCAGTGTTCCTGCGAGCTGGGCTGCTGACCTTTACACCATTAAGATGCTCCAGTATCAGCTGAACAATCTGGACGTTCTTGCCAGCGATGGCTGATGTGAGAGGCGAGGAATACAAGCCTCCCTGTCCACATGGGTTTGCACCAGCTTGTAAcaaaacctcaacaaccttcCGATGGCCCTtctcagcagcggcagccagTGGAGTTCCATACCGTTTACAGGGGATGGCGTGCTTGGCTCCTTTGTCGAGAAGTAAGCGGACGA is a window from the Podospora pseudocomata strain CBS 415.72m chromosome 6, whole genome shotgun sequence genome containing:
- a CDS encoding hypothetical protein (EggNog:ENOG503NW9Q; COG:M), with protein sequence MTVNVISLRSLDAACINNFTADLTTDERRLFDTSVAAKTLIEELKAIGATHKQQSKSRRVGEALIPFINGLETYGDGLSILANGSDILCPLWGSLRIVLDLAREFGEYFEKLALMLENIGTILSRLERYPTLYPDNENIKAPMVDIYIAIFEFCVRAKQIFRVGKEKCQGIKRLTQAVGLATALRVLWKPFSVDFDGIKDRISKNVEAVESEAGLAEKELASKERTLAGERWAKAERSQRLIANYVDAESTAKVHEWLAPANVATNHKAATSLRHASSGTWFLHGHQFQRWLREDNSFLWLHAIPGAGKTILSSSIINYLQEKVQDQNTGLAYFYCDYKDSQKQDPAKILSTILAMLAKQNSGVFETLQDFFLEQLRLAPTFTAEFDELLADFNTFMSDHFETVIIVIDALDETSPSSWETLTDALRSLHEQCPRLKILVTSRNELPIARAFQGLPATSIEQSDVADDIQNFVEGEVASRIKQRKLKLRHPELQSVIVESLVTGSKGMFQWVRCQIDALCKLRNDKAIRSALTNLPRTLQETYIRILQRIEDEHPEDVEIVRKILAWLVRGIRNLSLEELAEAISIEPDNGEESMDFNAVDTDPEDMLELLGGLVTVSPDRFVSLAHFSVKEFLVSEDICKTKPLFCVAKYETESTLASVCLTYLCYDDFAKPLSPDSDQLQGYKFLSYAASAWGLHAKYSEQDDEPDEDVLDLTMRFFHLTNGSRRNFVTWEQYQHRAKSDKALSGVSSRTPLAYAAWYGLAGAAQQLLEAGVEAEQLLGPFKAAVSRGHAGVVKVILKFATASVDELQANGPVPHPAEKMAELDLGEALYDAAAMGHAAVVEVLLQQNIDLDARRRKDRSPLQAAALAGHADVVRLLLDKGAKHAIPCKRYGTPLAAAAEKGHRKVVEVLLQAGANPCGQGGLYSSPLTSAIAGKNVQIVQLILEHLNGVKVSSPARRNTGPLAMAASNGMDECIENLVELGYPVEDCGALYQACCAGNISTINLLLGLGADVNEWSTCKYGSAIHVASFRGHLGVLQRLISAGADLSVTHPEYGSPLELAAYGGHVDCVRLLAKAGIDINTGDNEATAVVRAAANGHNAVIEALYDLGLEKGATTDAGNALVTAAYFGHSDTVAFLAEQGVDLALLGTVLNKPISCTPLEAAASNGKMHVVKQLLQLGASPSETNNGRYGAPLSAALNAKSICEDIVTALLDAGADPSVVTDEESGSHGFPLLFAVKRDRLNLVKILVERGADVNLKAGLLITALQAAVELESDAIFNFLLEAGADVNLASDYSDLTGSIDDGLDKGPITALQSAAWHGKDDLITRLVGAGAHLSVDLGQDTPKPPFKSALQVASLRGHSTTVDLLLKLGSDANEKGGIFTTALMAACSQGHLEVVRSLLAAGATTEVIKGSWYTSPLLAALRHDGVDVELIKLLVEHGANVNERAGGWGYPLPCAVGFQSDDKVALYLIEQGADVNAVGGVWGTALQVAAYHYDDEKLETLLDKGADPNIQGGQYGTALQAAYSRGAYVIIRILYRHGARNDLLGGMFGCAGGAAVGYPGKDDSWGSCSTLLHQMINYHDFDVNLAYGRFGNGLQHCVWMEREDEQYFVEAGAEVNKVAGHYGTALNAAAVTYQEGTFDYLMEKGADAKLGNELYPNALFAAVESIDKGQKIFDKVMKLGVDLNEPVSTVRGTALQAAALRNSWYAVRKLVKAGAEVNPGRASGRWGTPLIASVSQGEPESWRLLLRKGADVCTKAGHLGTALHAAILHGKVEAVDLLLGRGADPNARGGRYGTPLQAACASRASKWVIAMLLNRGAKIDATGGKYHTALQAACQTGELETVEMLVSRGADVNLRGGWFFSPLYAAVFVGHWEIVRYLLRNGATWEEVDVQRMKGHHAGYWADWVRDSVEDGKKKGAEDGEEDEHEEEDDEAEEEEDEDFVADNVESIPEFDQPWKRMSKWGVVKNRIALKVGLLEKAVAEVEVKEGSGSSDEEEVIDPVFQEELLWVGEDLLE